A stretch of Anaeromyxobacter dehalogenans 2CP-1 DNA encodes these proteins:
- a CDS encoding SDR family NAD(P)-dependent oxidoreductase: MSQGARIAVVGMGCRLAGASGLDALWARLSARRPAPFARVPAARFDPVAFGPEAGALLGGRAPRAALLDDVPLDWRALRVPPLQVERLHLAEKLALQTMAEALADAGMKPGAAPVERGQIRIAATTLGPDPRTDPMRRIRRNRLAIPIGDALAREAPDRRELALAILDRVVDLACPAIEPDSLFTSSSIVAGRAANLFDFRGGHAAVDVGSASSLAALSESIEALRRGECDVAVVCAVSPLVTPSVLLSLAHRGELADDVPRPFDPEAAGTLPGEGAAALVLRREDDVAGARVYALVERLGAAAEPGARDAGALARCVERAARAAVEGIGPAEVDAVVSRAAGLASDAGEAAGLAAAYRARKAPVPTGSCVPSTGFLQGATGMVALVEAALALHRGAWPASAPAPATAGAPRRIGVSDGGPEPVAYHAVLAAPGAPRPAAPAPRPRPRRDEQGYAVVGVGLVVPGANDVDTYWRNVLDHADPVLDLPRSRFDVDALVGANAELAHAFRTRLAAPVSPPPFQPERYGIDPAEAPALDGAVPISLLAAEQALADAGWEAARARGLRGQAVFGQLSLRAREAAVETRVAFGNTLALAEDAMREAGLDEPCIAGVVARARAVFDARGEARWPQALAATSGYALTARVAAAFGLGGIPLTVDAACASSLAAVAAACEALARGEVDVALAGGVAYNLVPEYYVALGLLGALSPRGGLPFHVDAEGFVPAEGAGAVALKRLADARADGDRIYAVVRGHGISSDGRGLSIYSPSTSGQQLALRRALAHARVRPETVDLLESHGPATRLGDRTEVATYAAVYGGLPRATPLVLSASKSQVGHTTSAAGLIALVRACLALHRRVLPPSNATRDLDAELRLEAIPAELATEARPWPVAGHPRRAAVSTFGMAGVNHHVILEEAAPSAAAAGPVVIPPGDGLAADRLVPEAVPVALPARSPRLPLAGRRALVVGAAGGAAEVVAEALRSRGAEALSSTPEAVDAAVASLGAPEVLVDLTAFGAPARLDLSLDGGAIAGAARAAAETSYALVRRIYDALLASTPARPGAYVAVTSLGGTLGLGAPAADPSGAFQHGLALALKQEVPGALVKALDFAPAVDAADLARALVAELEDGNERVQVGFAAGRRTVVALRQAALDAGAPVRREIGPGDVLLFSGGGRGVVFECACAVARLGAKVVVTGRTPPPDPALPHLALDDRAFAELRRREIVRRRGEPGLTPVRFAREMDALARDRELHRNLERTRKEGLALEYAVCDVTDPASVRAVVDDVRARLGPITVLGHGAMVERSASVPGKTAADVARVLDSKVAGLLHLLDATRADPLRAVVAFGSGVARFGNRGQTDYAGANALVAALLPAWMARRGRAVHCVTIDWPAWREIGWAASNPDIAAGLDAMGVTSISPEEGRYWFVSELRSGDAPETLLASERMLHAWPFLGASADGARPVALLDDGGVPLVRSASPLVDAAEPRPGGGLVARARLRADAPFLAQHRVDGRPILPGAFALELLAEAAALGRPGERVAEVTGFRIEAPVALARAALDVRAVVEPGEGGVLAVRLVSSLPIALPAGNERVHARAVVRLEAAAPASPRHALPDSDGLVRARSFYRLSRDPVELGPLFCRVRWLELLGGAARATVEPADLRAAIPGVRAPAFRVDPLLLDAAFQVAGSLEGYGEGWVCVPIAVERLRAGRALRAGERARVEARRTAEDAPRVFYDLVVAGEDGEELLEVTGLELRRIAAVEVAA; this comes from the coding sequence GTGAGCCAGGGCGCCCGCATCGCGGTGGTGGGGATGGGGTGCCGGCTCGCCGGCGCCTCCGGCCTGGACGCGCTCTGGGCGCGGCTCTCGGCGCGCCGGCCGGCGCCGTTCGCGCGCGTGCCGGCGGCGCGCTTCGATCCGGTGGCGTTCGGCCCGGAGGCGGGCGCGCTGCTGGGCGGGCGGGCGCCGCGCGCGGCGCTCCTCGACGACGTGCCGCTCGACTGGCGCGCGCTCCGCGTCCCGCCGCTCCAGGTGGAGCGGCTGCACCTCGCCGAGAAGCTCGCGCTGCAGACCATGGCCGAGGCGCTCGCCGACGCCGGCATGAAGCCCGGCGCCGCGCCGGTGGAGCGCGGACAGATCCGCATCGCGGCCACCACGCTCGGTCCCGACCCGCGCACCGATCCGATGCGGCGCATCCGCCGCAACCGGCTCGCCATCCCCATCGGCGACGCGCTGGCGCGCGAGGCGCCGGACCGCCGCGAGCTGGCGCTCGCCATCCTGGATCGCGTGGTGGACCTGGCCTGCCCGGCCATCGAGCCGGACTCGCTCTTCACCTCGTCGAGCATCGTGGCCGGCCGGGCCGCGAACCTGTTCGACTTCCGCGGCGGCCACGCGGCGGTGGACGTGGGCAGCGCGTCGTCGCTGGCGGCGCTCTCCGAGTCGATCGAGGCGCTCCGGCGCGGCGAGTGCGACGTTGCGGTGGTGTGCGCGGTGTCGCCGCTGGTGACGCCGTCGGTGCTGCTCTCCCTCGCGCACCGCGGCGAGCTGGCCGACGACGTCCCGCGCCCGTTCGACCCCGAGGCGGCGGGCACGCTGCCGGGGGAGGGCGCGGCCGCGCTGGTGCTCCGGCGCGAGGACGACGTCGCCGGCGCGCGGGTGTACGCGCTGGTGGAGCGGCTGGGCGCCGCCGCCGAGCCGGGCGCCCGCGACGCGGGCGCGCTGGCGCGCTGCGTGGAGCGGGCGGCCCGTGCCGCGGTGGAGGGCATCGGGCCGGCCGAGGTGGACGCGGTGGTCTCGCGCGCCGCCGGCCTCGCCAGCGACGCCGGCGAGGCGGCCGGGCTCGCCGCCGCCTACCGTGCGCGGAAGGCCCCCGTGCCCACCGGCTCGTGCGTGCCCTCGACCGGCTTCCTCCAGGGCGCCACCGGGATGGTGGCGCTCGTGGAGGCCGCGCTCGCGCTGCACCGGGGCGCCTGGCCCGCGTCCGCGCCGGCGCCCGCGACCGCCGGGGCGCCGCGCCGCATCGGCGTGAGCGACGGCGGCCCCGAGCCGGTCGCCTACCACGCGGTGCTGGCCGCGCCGGGCGCGCCCCGGCCGGCCGCCCCGGCGCCGCGCCCGCGGCCCCGGCGCGACGAGCAGGGCTACGCCGTCGTGGGCGTGGGCCTGGTGGTCCCGGGCGCGAACGACGTGGACACCTACTGGCGCAACGTGCTCGACCACGCCGACCCGGTGCTCGACCTGCCGCGCTCGCGCTTCGACGTGGACGCGCTGGTGGGCGCGAACGCCGAGCTGGCGCACGCGTTCCGCACCCGGCTCGCCGCCCCGGTGTCGCCGCCGCCGTTCCAGCCCGAGCGCTACGGGATCGATCCCGCGGAGGCGCCGGCGCTCGACGGCGCGGTGCCCATCTCGCTGCTCGCCGCGGAGCAGGCGCTCGCCGATGCGGGCTGGGAGGCCGCCCGCGCGCGCGGCCTGCGCGGCCAGGCGGTGTTCGGGCAGCTCTCGCTCCGCGCCCGCGAGGCGGCGGTCGAGACCCGCGTCGCGTTCGGGAACACGCTCGCGCTCGCCGAGGACGCGATGCGCGAGGCGGGGCTCGACGAGCCCTGCATCGCCGGGGTGGTGGCCCGCGCCCGCGCCGTGTTCGACGCGCGCGGCGAGGCGCGCTGGCCCCAGGCGCTCGCCGCCACCTCCGGTTACGCGCTCACCGCGCGGGTGGCCGCCGCCTTCGGGCTCGGCGGCATCCCGCTCACGGTGGACGCGGCCTGCGCCTCCTCGCTCGCGGCGGTGGCGGCCGCCTGCGAGGCGCTGGCGCGCGGGGAGGTCGACGTCGCGCTGGCCGGCGGCGTCGCCTACAACCTGGTGCCCGAGTACTACGTGGCGCTCGGGCTGCTCGGCGCGCTGTCGCCGCGCGGCGGCCTGCCGTTCCACGTGGACGCCGAGGGCTTCGTGCCGGCGGAGGGGGCCGGCGCGGTGGCGCTGAAGCGCCTCGCCGACGCCCGGGCCGACGGCGACCGCATCTACGCGGTGGTCCGCGGCCACGGGATCTCCAGCGACGGTCGCGGGCTGTCGATCTACTCGCCCAGCACGAGCGGCCAGCAGCTCGCGCTGCGCCGGGCGCTCGCCCATGCGCGGGTGCGGCCCGAGACGGTGGACCTGCTCGAGTCGCACGGCCCCGCCACCCGCCTCGGCGACCGCACCGAGGTCGCCACCTACGCCGCGGTGTACGGCGGTCTGCCGCGCGCGACCCCGCTCGTGCTCTCCGCCTCCAAGTCGCAGGTCGGCCACACCACCAGCGCGGCCGGGCTCATCGCGCTGGTGCGCGCCTGCCTGGCGCTGCACCGCCGCGTGCTGCCGCCCTCCAACGCCACCCGCGATCTCGACGCCGAGCTGCGCCTCGAGGCCATCCCGGCGGAGCTCGCCACCGAGGCCCGCCCCTGGCCCGTCGCCGGCCACCCGCGCCGCGCGGCGGTGAGCACGTTCGGCATGGCCGGGGTGAACCACCACGTGATCCTGGAGGAGGCGGCGCCCTCCGCTGCCGCGGCGGGGCCCGTGGTGATCCCGCCCGGCGACGGCCTCGCCGCCGACCGGCTGGTGCCCGAGGCCGTGCCGGTGGCGCTCCCGGCGCGGTCCCCGCGCCTACCGCTCGCGGGCCGGCGCGCGCTGGTGGTCGGCGCGGCCGGCGGCGCGGCGGAGGTCGTGGCGGAGGCGCTGCGGTCCCGCGGCGCCGAGGCCCTGTCCTCGACCCCGGAGGCGGTGGACGCCGCGGTCGCGTCGCTCGGCGCGCCCGAGGTGCTGGTGGACCTCACCGCGTTCGGCGCGCCGGCGCGGCTCGACCTCTCCCTGGACGGCGGCGCGATCGCCGGCGCGGCCCGCGCGGCCGCCGAGACGTCCTATGCGCTGGTGCGCCGGATCTACGACGCGCTCCTCGCCTCCACCCCGGCGCGGCCCGGCGCGTACGTGGCCGTGACCTCGCTGGGCGGCACGCTCGGCCTGGGCGCGCCGGCCGCGGATCCCTCGGGCGCGTTCCAGCACGGCCTCGCGCTGGCGCTGAAGCAGGAGGTGCCAGGGGCGCTGGTGAAGGCGCTCGACTTCGCACCAGCGGTGGACGCCGCCGACCTGGCGCGCGCGCTCGTCGCCGAGCTGGAGGACGGGAACGAGCGCGTGCAGGTGGGCTTCGCCGCCGGCCGCCGGACGGTGGTGGCGCTGCGACAGGCGGCGCTCGACGCCGGGGCGCCGGTGCGGCGCGAGATCGGCCCGGGCGACGTCCTCCTCTTCTCCGGCGGCGGGCGCGGCGTGGTGTTCGAGTGCGCCTGCGCCGTCGCGCGGCTCGGGGCGAAGGTGGTCGTCACCGGCCGCACGCCGCCCCCGGATCCGGCGCTCCCGCACCTCGCCCTGGACGACCGCGCCTTCGCCGAGCTCCGGCGACGCGAGATCGTCCGCCGCCGCGGCGAGCCCGGGCTCACCCCGGTCCGCTTCGCGCGCGAGATGGACGCGCTGGCGCGGGATCGCGAGCTGCACCGCAACCTGGAGCGCACGCGCAAGGAGGGGCTCGCGCTCGAGTACGCGGTGTGCGACGTGACCGACCCGGCCTCGGTGCGGGCGGTGGTCGACGACGTCCGCGCACGGCTCGGCCCCATCACCGTCCTGGGCCACGGGGCCATGGTGGAGCGGTCCGCCAGCGTGCCCGGCAAGACCGCCGCGGACGTCGCGCGGGTGCTCGACTCCAAGGTGGCCGGCCTCCTGCATCTCCTCGACGCGACGCGCGCCGACCCGCTCCGCGCGGTGGTGGCGTTCGGCTCCGGGGTGGCGCGCTTCGGCAACCGCGGGCAGACCGACTACGCCGGCGCGAACGCGCTCGTGGCCGCGCTGCTGCCGGCGTGGATGGCGCGGCGCGGGCGGGCGGTCCACTGCGTCACCATCGACTGGCCGGCCTGGCGCGAGATCGGCTGGGCGGCCTCGAACCCGGACATCGCCGCCGGGCTCGACGCCATGGGCGTCACCTCCATCTCGCCCGAGGAGGGGCGCTACTGGTTCGTCTCCGAGCTGCGCTCGGGCGACGCGCCGGAGACGCTGCTCGCCTCCGAGCGCATGCTGCACGCCTGGCCGTTCCTGGGCGCGTCCGCCGACGGCGCGCGCCCGGTGGCGCTGCTCGACGACGGCGGGGTGCCGCTGGTGCGCAGCGCCTCGCCGCTGGTGGACGCGGCCGAGCCGCGTCCGGGCGGCGGCCTCGTGGCGCGGGCGCGGCTCCGGGCCGACGCGCCGTTCCTGGCGCAGCACCGGGTGGACGGCCGGCCCATCCTCCCGGGCGCGTTCGCGCTGGAGCTGCTCGCGGAGGCGGCGGCGCTGGGGCGGCCCGGCGAGCGCGTCGCGGAGGTGACCGGCTTCCGCATCGAGGCGCCGGTGGCGCTCGCGCGCGCCGCGCTCGACGTGCGCGCGGTGGTCGAGCCCGGGGAGGGCGGCGTCCTCGCGGTGCGGCTCGTCTCGAGCCTGCCCATCGCGCTGCCCGCCGGGAACGAGCGCGTCCACGCGCGCGCGGTGGTGCGCCTCGAGGCGGCGGCGCCGGCCTCGCCGCGGCACGCGCTGCCGGACAGCGACGGGCTGGTGCGGGCCCGCTCGTTCTACCGGCTGTCTCGCGATCCGGTGGAGCTCGGCCCGCTGTTCTGCCGCGTGCGCTGGCTGGAGCTGCTGGGCGGCGCGGCGCGGGCGACGGTGGAGCCGGCCGACCTGCGCGCGGCGATCCCGGGCGTGCGCGCGCCGGCGTTCCGGGTCGACCCGCTGCTGCTCGACGCCGCGTTCCAGGTGGCGGGCAGCCTGGAGGGCTACGGCGAGGGGTGGGTGTGCGTGCCCATCGCCGTCGAGCGGCTCCGCGCCGGGCGCGCGCTCCGCGCCGGCGAGCGGGCCCGGGTCGAGGCGCGCCGGACCGCGGAGGACGCACCGCGCGTGTTCTACGACCTCGTGGTCGCGGGCGAGGACGGCGAGGAGCTGCTCGAGGTGACCGGGCTGGAGCTCCGCCGCATCGCCGCGGTCGAGGTCGCCGCATGA